The following are encoded in a window of Impatiens glandulifera chromosome 5, dImpGla2.1, whole genome shotgun sequence genomic DNA:
- the LOC124940512 gene encoding uroporphyrinogen-III synthase, chloroplastic isoform X1 yields the protein MAQLSLTSLSLCVPPPPPGSSSFYHSRTRIFFPVKASSSSSLHSKPEVVVTRERGKNGKLINALDNRGIKCLELPLVEHTKLPDLDKLTSLLQEATFDWIVITSPEAGSVFLDAWKAAGTPSVRIGVVGAGTASIFEEAKQTSNSIDIAFAPSKATGKVLAIELPRYGNKNTCKVLYPSSAKASGEIEEGLSSRGFEVTRLNTYTTMPVRHVDQQVLKQAFSAPVVAVASPSAIKAWVDLTSESEQQSISSVACIGETTASVAKKLGLRNVYYPENPGLEGWISSIVEALEVHSRLHKV from the exons ATGGCGCAACTTTCTCTCACCTCCCTGTCTCTCTGTGtccctcctcctcctccggGATCTTCTTCCTTCTATCACTCACGAACGCGAATCTTCTTCCCTGTCAAAGCTTCGTCTTCATCGTCACTTCATTCGAAACCGGAAGTCGTCGTCACTAGAGAACGCGGCAAGAACGGCAAGCTCATCAATGCATTG GATAATCGAGGAATTAAGTGTCTGGAACTTCCTCTTGTTGAGCATACAAAACTGCCTGATTTGGATAAACTTACTTCCTTATTACAAG AGGCCACTTTTGACTGGATTGTGATAACTTCACCAGAAGCAGGTTCTGTTTTTCTTGATGCTTGGAA GGCTGCTGGAACTCCATCAGTTAGGATAGGTGTAGTGGGAGCTGGTACAGCAAGCATATTTGAGGAAGCGAAACAGACATCAAATTCTATTGATATTGCCTTTGCTCCATCGAAAG CAACTGGAAAAGTATTGGCTATAGAGCTTCCTAGATATGGAAACAAGAATACGTGTAAAGTCCTGTATCCATCTTCCGCAAAAGCTAGTGGCGAGATTG AAGAAGGGCTTTCTAGTCGTGGATTTGAAGTCACAAGGCTAAATACGTACACAACG ATGCCTGTTCGTCATGTTGATCAACAAGTTTTAAAGCAAGCATTTTCTGCACCTGTTGTCGCTGTAGCATCGCCTTCTGCAATTAA GGCTTGGGTGGATCTGACTTCTGAATCGGAACAACAGTCCATTAGTTCAGTCGCGTGCATAGGGGAAACGACAGCCTCTGTTGCAAAAAAGTTAGGCCTGAGAAATGTGTATTACCCTGAAAATCCTGGTCTAGAAGG ATGGATCAGCAGCATTGTTGAAGCTCTCGAAGTTCATAGTCGATTGCACAAGGTCTGA
- the LOC124940512 gene encoding uroporphyrinogen-III synthase, chloroplastic isoform X2: MAQLSLTSLSLCVPPPPPGSSSFYHSRTRIFFPVKASSSSSLHSKPEVVVTRERGKNGKLINALDNRGIKCLELPLVEHTKLPDLDKLTSLLQEATFDWIVITSPEAGSVFLDAWKAAGTPSVRIGVVGAGTASIFEEAKQTSNSIDIAFAPSKATGKVLAIELPRYGNKNTCKVLYPSSAKASGEIEEGLSSRGFEVTRLNTYTTMPVRHVDQQVLKQAFSAPVVAVASPSAIKAWVDLTSESEQQSISSVACIGETTASVAKKLGLRNVYYPENPGLEG, encoded by the exons ATGGCGCAACTTTCTCTCACCTCCCTGTCTCTCTGTGtccctcctcctcctccggGATCTTCTTCCTTCTATCACTCACGAACGCGAATCTTCTTCCCTGTCAAAGCTTCGTCTTCATCGTCACTTCATTCGAAACCGGAAGTCGTCGTCACTAGAGAACGCGGCAAGAACGGCAAGCTCATCAATGCATTG GATAATCGAGGAATTAAGTGTCTGGAACTTCCTCTTGTTGAGCATACAAAACTGCCTGATTTGGATAAACTTACTTCCTTATTACAAG AGGCCACTTTTGACTGGATTGTGATAACTTCACCAGAAGCAGGTTCTGTTTTTCTTGATGCTTGGAA GGCTGCTGGAACTCCATCAGTTAGGATAGGTGTAGTGGGAGCTGGTACAGCAAGCATATTTGAGGAAGCGAAACAGACATCAAATTCTATTGATATTGCCTTTGCTCCATCGAAAG CAACTGGAAAAGTATTGGCTATAGAGCTTCCTAGATATGGAAACAAGAATACGTGTAAAGTCCTGTATCCATCTTCCGCAAAAGCTAGTGGCGAGATTG AAGAAGGGCTTTCTAGTCGTGGATTTGAAGTCACAAGGCTAAATACGTACACAACG ATGCCTGTTCGTCATGTTGATCAACAAGTTTTAAAGCAAGCATTTTCTGCACCTGTTGTCGCTGTAGCATCGCCTTCTGCAATTAA GGCTTGGGTGGATCTGACTTCTGAATCGGAACAACAGTCCATTAGTTCAGTCGCGTGCATAGGGGAAACGACAGCCTCTGTTGCAAAAAAGTTAGGCCTGAGAAATGTGTATTACCCTGAAAATCCTGGTCTAGAAGGGTAA
- the LOC124938736 gene encoding polyadenylate-binding protein RBP47-like, which produces MQPDNGSDSSQQQQQQQQQLTVVSSSTASPIPPPPPMQQQWVTMQYPAAAMVMQHQMMPSPHYPPHYMSYHPHHYHHPYHQTPHHYQNHPYHHQHQQQQQQQQQQNGGGSNGENKTIWVGDLHHWMDEDYLHSSFASTGEVTSIKVIRNKQTGVSEGYGFVEFNSHAAADKVLQNYIGKSMPNAEQQFRLNWATFSMGDKRSTNGSDLSIFVGDLSADVNDSLLHETFVTKYPSVKAAKVVIDANTGRSKGYGFVRFGDESERAQAMNEMNGVYCSSRPMRIGPATPRKSSGYQHQFFSQGVSNGALNQGLQSEVDFTNTTIFVGGLDPSVTDEDLRQPFSQYGEIVSVKIPVGKGCGFVQFVNRNNAEDALSQLNNSTIGKQTVRLSWGRNPANKQMRGEYGSPWNGAYYGGAQMYDGYGYAYPSPHHDPGMYAAAAYGGYPMYGSHQQQVS; this is translated from the exons ATGCAACCGGATAACGGCTCTGATTCTtcgcaacaacaacaacagcaaCAGCAGCAGCTGACGGTTGTGTCTTCATCGACGGCTTCTCCTATTCCTCCACCTCCTCCTATGCAGCAACAGTGGGTAACTATGCAATATCCGGCGGCGGCGATGGTAATGCAGCATCAGATGATGCCATCGCCTCACTACCCACCGCACTATATGTCTTACCATCCCCATCACTACCATCATCCTTATCATCAAACCCCACATCATTATCAGAATCACCCTTATCATCATCaacaccaacaacaacaacaacaacagcaaCAACAAAACGGAGGAGGATCCAACGGAGAGAATAAGACTATCTGGGTTGGTGACCTTCATCACTGGATGGATGAAGATTACCTCCATAGTTCTTTTGCTTCAACTGGCGAG GTTACATCTATTAAGGTTATTCGTAATAAGCAAACTGGTGTGTCTGAAGGTTATGGATTTGTGGAGTTCAATTCACATGCTGCAGCTGATAAAGTTCTGCAAAACTATATTGGAAAATCAATGCCAAATGCAGAGCAACAATTCCGTTTAAATTGGGCAACATTTAGCATGGGTGATAAACGTTCCACTAATGGTTCTGATCTTTCTATATTTGTAGGAGATTTATCTGCAGATGTTAATGATAGCTTATTACATGAAACATTTGTTACTAAATACCCATCTGTTAAGGCTGCTAAAGTGGTCATTGATGCAAATACTGGGCGTTCAAAAGGATATGGTTTTGTTAGATTTGGTGATGAGAGCGAGAGAGCACAGGCAATGAATGAAATGAATGGTGTATACTGTTCAAGCAGACCCATGAGAATTGGTCCTGCTACTCCAAGGAAATCATCTGGCTATCAGCATCAGTTTTTTTCTCAAG GTGTATCAAATGGTGCTTTAAACCAAGGCCTTCAATCTGAAGTTGACTTTACCAACACAACA ATATTTGTTGGAGGCCTCGACCCATCTGTTACTGACGAGGATCTTAGACAACCCTTCTCGCAATATGGGGAGATAGTTTCTGTGAAAATACCTGTTGGCAAAGGGTGTGGTTTTGTGCAATTTGTTAACAG AAACAACGCTGAAGATGCTCTCAGTCAACTGAATAATTCAACGATAGGCAAGCAAACTGTGCGGCTTTCTTGGGGTCGAAATCCAGCTAATAAGCAG ATGAGAGGTGAATATGGCAGCCCGTGGAATGGGGCTTACTATGGTGGGGCGCAGATGTATGATGGCTATGGATACGCATATCCATCACCTCATCACGATCCTGGAATGTATGCTGCTGCTGCATATGGAGGTTATCCCATGTATGGAAGCCACCAACAGCAAGTAAGCTGA